In the Chaetodon trifascialis isolate fChaTrf1 chromosome 12, fChaTrf1.hap1, whole genome shotgun sequence genome, GATCAAGATCTCAAACATAGGAACAATTATTTCAAAAACGACTTGCTACTGGTGTCTGCATATGTGCCGTGGTTAGCAAATTCTTTTCCTCGCTGTCTAACTGGCAATCCTTTTCTTTTGTGCCACCGACATGCAGGTTCTACGGCGAGCTGACAAACTGCACATACCTGGTGGCCCTGAAGATGGAGTGCTTCTGGCCCAACAGGCTGGTGGACGAGTTCTTCATCGGGGTCCACAAGCACTACTTCCACGACTGCTCGATGTCGGGACGGCTTCTCAGGGACCCGCCCAACCGCATCCTGGGTCCCTTCATTGTAGTGCCAATCCTGGTCACCCTCCTCATGACGGCACTGGTGGTGTGGAGAAGCAAACGCAGTGAGGGGATTGTGTAGTGAAGGGGAGCGCAGGGGCAGGGTCACATGACTCAAGACAAGAGGTACTTTTTGGCCCTAAGGTTGCGTCAAATTCACCCTCAGTGACCAAAGGATCTCTTTTCCTGAGTGTTTGGGACAAGGATTTCAACAGGACCAGAATCACATTAGAATTGGCCCTGAAGAGGAGCTAAACGAGATAAACTTAAAACCTGCTTCAGTGATGCTTAAATGCACAAAAGTGTGAAACCTTTACAGCTTGCATCTATTGTTACACCAACAGTCTAACATGGATTGAAATCTTTTATGTGGTTTACAGAGGAAAGAGGGGCCGAACTGCTCACCACGGGATGACTAGTGGAAAGACACTGTAAATATTACAAAAATCACTTCACTGAGAGAAACTGCCTCGAAGAGTTTTGAATGTGATGATATTGCTACTACAAGTACAAAAAAATGGCATCTATTTTTGGAGACCGTAAAAATAACCACTACTGACAGCAAGCAGCAACACAGGAATGAAAAGCAGTGCTGATTTTTTCCAGGAGGCCTGTTTTACATAATGGCTAAGATACAAAGGACAATTCCTCCAGCCTGTAAAGGAACCCAGGTATATCAGATTTTctgtgtatatacatacactgtaactacatacagtacacagtcAGATGAATCAGTCGGTTGATTGTCAGAATGTCAAGACAAGTTCACTAAATTAATTTCTCTCAGATGCCTGATTTTAACTGATGTCtattatattttaaatatatattctgAATCAAGCTGGCTCATGGTCACACTGTCAAGCTCTGGTGGGAGTAGAATGTGCCTGGTTTCAGTTTTCATTCCCTTCCCTCTGCTCGTATCAGACACCCCAGCCTCAGGTCCTCAATGCCTTGGCATAGCTCAGTCGCCCGTCTGAATGGGGAAACAAAGCCACGTTTCCTTAGCATAATGCACACTGAACCAGCAGGAAAAATGCCGGTGATAATGATGTCACAGGCTAAAGATTGGCAGCACAGgggactgaaagacagcacaacACAGAGATGACGGTCACTGCGCAGGAAGGTCAAGGCCCCAATTTGAACAGGCTGTGATGgtgttttgtttgcagcttCCATCCTCCATCACCAAGGAAACTAAAATGAAGAAATGCCAGAGGACACACGGGTGTTGCACGTGAGGACTTTGAAGGCCAACATGCACAGGCAGAAGTTTGGAGAGTGCAGACAGTTAATTAACCAAAAATCCTTACATCCTCTATGGTTTTTATCATTCAAACACGATGTCCATGCTGTTTACCGTATAGAAAGACATCATACCAACAATTACTACATTGATTGCATCTAGGCAGGACCGTGAAAATGtggaaggaaaaagaagaaagaataaaaaattGACAGTGGAAACATCGCAAGTGGAACTGCAGCAAGAACATAAAGCAACGGATTAGccaacacacacctctgctgtaGCCTCAAGCACAGTTTGTGTATGGTGGACCTTA is a window encoding:
- the ramp1 gene encoding receptor activity-modifying protein 1: MGSRTGAALQKQPLLWFVVVSQCVSALGCGPHYELAIEEFCLAKFRLDMQELDQKDWCSWEDTVEFYGELTNCTYLVALKMECFWPNRLVDEFFIGVHKHYFHDCSMSGRLLRDPPNRILGPFIVVPILVTLLMTALVVWRSKRSEGIV